One window of Laspinema palackyanum D2c genomic DNA carries:
- a CDS encoding LptA/OstA family protein, with amino-acid sequence MIPSVRLSSSHLLLRLGLALMMPVALSSVVAMPSYPQTPNTPQDNRALRVRSDMQESDSRTGIITARGNVRINYPARNMQGTAAQAQFFSREQRIVLSGNAYVIQDNNSIRGETITYLLDEGRFIALPEDNKQVESIYFLPDGTTPGL; translated from the coding sequence ATGATCCCCTCTGTCCGCTTAAGTTCCTCACATTTATTGCTTCGCCTCGGGTTGGCATTGATGATGCCAGTCGCTTTGTCGAGCGTTGTTGCTATGCCGAGTTATCCGCAAACACCGAATACCCCGCAGGACAACCGTGCCTTGCGAGTGCGATCGGATATGCAAGAATCTGACTCCAGAACCGGGATTATCACGGCACGCGGCAATGTCCGCATCAACTATCCTGCGCGAAATATGCAAGGGACCGCAGCCCAAGCCCAGTTTTTTAGCCGAGAGCAACGCATCGTGCTCAGTGGTAATGCTTATGTGATCCAAGATAACAACAGCATTCGGGGAGAAACGATTACCTATCTTTTGGATGAGGGCCGATTTATTGCCCTTCCGGAAGACAACAAACAAGTGGAGTCGATTTATTTCCTACCGGATGGGACCACCCCTGGACTCTAA